The Oryza glaberrima chromosome 9, OglaRS2, whole genome shotgun sequence genome includes a window with the following:
- the LOC127784135 gene encoding probable cytokinin riboside 5'-monophosphate phosphoribohydrolase LOGL9, giving the protein MYISSPHTSHFTSIDRSPAVVSESDRSMEEAAAAAAADMNGGVHQSRFRRVCVFCGSSSGKRRSYRDAAVELGKELVARKVDLVYGGGSLGLMGEVAEAVHNGGGHVIGVIPTTLMGKEVTGETVGEVREVGSMHERKAEMARRSDAFVALPGGYGTLEEVVEVIAWAQLGIHAKPVGLLNVDGYYDFLLAFVDKAVADGFIPPSHRHLFVSAPDAPSLVHKLEEYVPVQQEGDPETPKLRWEIEQQAAVQVVGYSSSLHAQLAIAD; this is encoded by the exons ATGTACATCTCCTCTCCACACACTTCACACTtcacctcgatcgatcgatcgcccgcAGTAGTTAGCGagagtgatcgatcgatggaagaggcggcggcggcggcggcggcggacatgaACGGCGGCGTGCATCAGTCCCGGTTCCGGCGGGTTTGCGTGTTCTGCGGGAGCAGCTCCGGCAAGCGGCGCAGCtaccgcgacgccgccgtcgagctcggCAAGGAGCTG GTGGCGAGGAAGGTGGATTTGGTGTACGGAGGAGGCAGCCTGGGTCTCATGGGGGAGGTCGCCGAGGCCGTGcacaacggcggcggccacgtcATTGG CGTCATACCTACCACTCTGATGGGCAAGGAG GTAACGGGAGAGACGGTGGGGGAGGTGCGGGAGGTGGGGAGCATGCACGAGAGGAAGGCGGAGATGGCGAGGCGGTCGGACGCGTTCGTGGCGCTGCCGGGAGGGTACGGGAcgctggaggaggtggtggaggtgatcGCGTGGGCGCAGCTGGGCATCCACGCCAAGCCCGTCGGCCTCCTCAACGTCGACGGCTACTACGACTTCCTCCTCGCCTTCGTCGACAAGGCCGTCGCCGACGGCTTCATCCCCCCTTCCCACCGCCACCTCTTCGTCTCCGCCCCCGACGCCCCCTCCCTCGTCCACAAGCTCgag GAGTACGTGCCGGTGCAGCAGGAGGGCGACCCGGAGACGCCCAAGCTGCGTTGGGAGATCGAGCAGCAGGCAGCCGTCCAGGTCGTCGGCTACAGCTCCTCGCTCCACGCCCAGCTAGCTATTGCAGATTAA
- the LOC127785057 gene encoding F-box/FBD/LRR-repeat protein At5g22660-like isoform X2, whose translation MLTTSDMASAAGGASGKDWFDCLPDDLVHHVLSFLPALDAVRTSVLSRRWRDFWASMPRLNVDVGDFRDDGQFENFTVHALPLLDSSVPLRSLRLRSSLHYLSALWVNHAVKRKVAVLEYSGRAELCSSVDASLSLASSYLTKVVLKHFDFDYGQFWPLIDACPALENLELLDVWTFYSVTISSSSLKYLRIVSCLFYNGFRINAPNLLTMCLDDVNVNGPLGHDSLVLENLSSLMTASVSVYHCFYPKHYVKTELHFFHGLSHARNLKLIAPLYEALFEEGLPTCPVFNNLKCLVLGDWCMAFDLYPLRCILRQSPMLEELCVELGEVHNCFCILLQNRARATNQCLFVIYGGV comes from the exons ATGCTGACCACGAGCGACATGGCGTCGGCCGCCGGCGGTGCCAGCGGCAAGGACTGGTTTGACTGCCTCCCCGATGATCTAGTGCACCACGTCCTGTCCTTCTTGCCAGCGCTGGACGCCGTCCGCACCAGCGTTCTGTCGCGGAGGTGGCGCGACTTCTGGGCCTCCATGCCTCGCCTCAACGTCGACGTAGGTGACTTCCGCGACGACGGTCAGTTCGAGAATTTCACGGTCCACGCGTTGCCTCTCTTGGACAGCAGCGTGCCCTTGCGCTCTCTCCGTCTCCGTTCTTCCCTACACTACCTTTCTGCCTTGTGGGTCAACCATGCTGTCAAGCGCAAGGTTGCTGTGCTTGAGTACTCTGGGCGTGCGGAACTGTGTAGCTCTGTTGATGCCAGCCTCAGCTTGGCTTCTTCATATCTGACTAAGGTGGTGCTCaaacattttgattttgattatgGCCAGTTTTGGCCATTGATCGATGCATGCCCTGCCCTGGAAAATCTGGAGCTTTTGGATGTTTGGACCTTCTACTCAGTAACGATCTCGTCAAGTTCACTCAAGTATCTGCGGATCGTCAGCTGTTTATTTTACAATGGATTCCGGATCAATGCTCCAAATCTTCTCACAATGTGCCTTGACGACGTAAATGTCAATGGTCCTTTGGGACATGATTCTTTGGTCTTGGAGAACTTGTCATCCTTAATGACTGCTTCAGTCAGTGTATACCATTGTTTCTATCCTAAACATTATGTCAAAACTGAGCTGCATTTTTTTCATGGCCTTTCACATGCTAGAAACCTAAAATTGATAGCTCCACTATATGAG GCTCTGTTTGAGGAGGGCTTACCAACATGCCCGGTCTTTAACAACTTAAAATGCTTGGTACTTGGTGACTGGTGCATGGCTTTTGACCTTTATCCACTACGTTGTATCCTTAGGCAGTCACCAATGTTAGAGGAGCTCTGTGTGGAACTTGGGGAGGTACATAATTGTTTCTGCATCTTACTCCAGAACCGTGCAAGGGCAACAAAC